From the genome of Candidatus Aenigmatarchaeota archaeon, one region includes:
- a CDS encoding peptidase C39 family protein codes for MIHPQFIETIDLLEKEGVLLEKEMSNKNLESLLNEGCAVICFLSHYALYPSKTPRYPYGHMVILTGFDQSSIYFHENNPKHSEPNKKLPKEEFCRVWVNPDGTFGDTIATWPKKPQE; via the coding sequence ATCATTCACCCCCAATTTATAGAAACAATCGATCTTCTGGAAAAGGAGGGCGTCCTTCTAGAAAAGGAAATGTCCAACAAGAACCTTGAATCCCTGCTTAATGAGGGCTGCGCGGTTATCTGCTTTCTGAGCCATTATGCACTTTACCCAAGCAAAACTCCACGATACCCTTACGGGCACATGGTAATACTCACTGGCTTTGACCAGAGCTCAATCTACTTCCATGAAAACAACCCTAAGCACAGCGAGCCCAACAAGAAGCTGCCTAAAGAAGAGTTTTGCAGGGTCTGGGTCAACCCAGACGGAACCTTTGGTGACACCATCGCCACATGGCCTAAAAAGCCACAGGAATAG
- a CDS encoding 30S ribosomal protein S8e, with translation MVFWNSKSKRKKTGGVLKPGHKKKKYQRGGTFKAPKIGEEIISSRRVRGGKDKTAVIIAEFVNVGKKKLKIVQVSENKSNFRFNRAKIITKGAILETEKGMVRVTSRPGQDGTINGVFVEAKK, from the coding sequence ATGGTCTTCTGGAACTCAAAGTCAAAGCGGAAAAAGACCGGCGGAGTGCTAAAGCCGGGCCACAAGAAGAAAAAATACCAGAGAGGCGGCACTTTCAAGGCCCCTAAAATCGGAGAGGAAATCATCTCAAGCCGAAGGGTTAGGGGGGGAAAGGACAAAACCGCAGTAATTATTGCTGAATTCGTGAATGTAGGCAAGAAAAAGCTTAAAATTGTCCAGGTTTCTGAAAATAAGTCAAACTTCAGGTTCAACAGAGCCAAAATAATCACCAAAGGCGCGATTCTTGAGACTGAAAAGGGCATGGTGCGCGTCACAAGCAGGCCTGGGCAGGATGGGACAATAAACGGAGTTTTTGTCGAAGCTAAGAAATAA